In Candidatus Bathyarchaeia archaeon, the following proteins share a genomic window:
- the nikR gene encoding nickel-responsive transcriptional regulator NikR: MQNKAGVIRFSVSLPPPLVEEFDSVWKSMGYGNRSKAIHDAMRAFISDFKWMQEEGWVAGAVLVLYYLDKPKLLEKIMGIQHKFRDIISSTTHIHLEEDKCLEIIAVSGKVSKIRKLAEELMAKKGVKQVKIAVIAP; the protein is encoded by the coding sequence ATGCAAAATAAAGCGGGCGTTATTCGCTTTAGTGTTTCTCTTCCACCACCCCTTGTAGAGGAGTTTGATAGCGTTTGGAAGAGCATGGGTTATGGGAATCGCTCTAAAGCGATCCATGACGCTATGAGAGCTTTTATAAGTGACTTTAAATGGATGCAAGAGGAAGGATGGGTCGCTGGGGCGGTGCTAGTTCTATATTACTTAGATAAGCCGAAGCTCTTAGAGAAAATAATGGGTATTCAGCATAAATTCAGAGACATAATATCTTCAACGACGCATATACATCTTGAAGAAGATAAATGTTTAGAGATAATCGCGGTTAGTGGCAAAGTCAGTAAGATAAGGAAGCTTGCGGAGGAATTAATGGCTAAGAAGGGCGTCAAGCAGGTTAAGATCGCTGTGATTGCTCCTT
- a CDS encoding metal ABC transporter ATP-binding protein, translated as MVPAIKLNDVSTVYEGEKRPAIRDITLSIEEGEIVYIVGPNAAGKTTLLETINGLLPVFKGDVLVLGLDVRKYGRRVRCQIGYVPQDFMVDPSEPYRALDVVLMGRYGKIGVLGRLSREDKERAIEAMRLLGIEDLANRPVGKLSGGQQQKVMIARALAKDPRILLLDEPFSNLDPESRGKLSKLLIRLNEERNITIITVTHDIQQIAGSHNRTIIMDSGRIVADGDLNDVLEVAEKIIPASFWRGIW; from the coding sequence ATGGTGCCGGCAATAAAACTCAATGATGTATCAACGGTATATGAAGGCGAGAAGAGGCCAGCTATCAGAGACATAACCCTCTCTATAGAGGAAGGCGAAATTGTTTATATTGTGGGACCGAACGCCGCTGGAAAGACGACGCTTCTTGAAACGATAAATGGGCTGCTGCCAGTTTTTAAGGGCGATGTTTTAGTTCTAGGTTTAGATGTGCGAAAATATGGGAGAAGGGTTAGATGCCAAATAGGCTATGTGCCGCAGGACTTTATGGTTGATCCTAGTGAACCGTATCGCGCTTTAGATGTTGTTTTGATGGGTAGATATGGGAAGATTGGAGTTTTGGGCAGGCTTAGTAGAGAGGATAAAGAGAGAGCTATCGAAGCTATGAGGCTATTGGGGATCGAGGATTTAGCTAATAGACCCGTTGGGAAACTCTCAGGCGGTCAGCAGCAGAAAGTTATGATTGCTAGAGCATTAGCTAAGGATCCAAGAATACTGTTGTTGGATGAACCCTTCAGTAATCTGGACCCTGAATCTAGAGGGAAGCTTTCCAAGCTTCTAATTCGCTTAAATGAAGAGAGAAATATAACGATTATAACAGTTACACATGACATACAGCAGATCGCTGGCTCGCATAATAGAACTATAATTATGGACAGTGGAAGAATTGTTGCTGATGGAGACTTAAACGATGTTTTAGAGGTTGCTGAAAAAATTATTCCTGCTAGTTTTTGGAGGGGAATATGGTGA
- a CDS encoding metal ABC transporter permease yields MVIWLQYAIFQRAIIGCIFAGLLTGLIGVIVVRMRLTTIGYSIAHSAFAGAALGVALSATVDPLVTAIAFSITTALFIGPVADKAKLPVDTITSIAFSLNMALAFIFLTLSPQVGLSSEVASVLWGSIVAINNRDLIFLVALTSTVLALIYLFWKELFAIMFDRRMAEADGISTKPFIYFTIFMVGVVVAFSLKLVGGILVYALLFNPASSALQFSYDMRKIIVISPILGIVSCISGFFLSLIFDMPVGSCIALVSTIIFAISVILSPKKKRG; encoded by the coding sequence ATGGTGATTTGGCTCCAATACGCTATTTTCCAAAGAGCTATCATAGGCTGCATATTCGCCGGGTTGCTTACTGGCCTAATAGGCGTAATCGTTGTAAGAATGAGGCTTACGACGATAGGCTACTCTATAGCGCATAGCGCTTTCGCCGGGGCAGCCCTAGGGGTTGCGCTCTCAGCAACAGTAGACCCATTGGTGACGGCGATAGCGTTTTCCATAACCACAGCCCTCTTTATAGGTCCAGTTGCAGACAAGGCTAAGCTACCGGTCGATACTATAACCAGTATAGCGTTCTCGCTCAACATGGCTTTAGCGTTCATATTTTTGACACTTTCCCCACAGGTCGGCTTATCCAGCGAGGTTGCAAGCGTATTATGGGGGAGCATAGTAGCCATAAACAATAGAGATTTAATCTTTTTAGTTGCTTTAACGTCAACAGTTTTAGCTTTAATATACCTCTTTTGGAAAGAGCTTTTCGCGATAATGTTTGATAGGAGGATGGCTGAAGCCGATGGAATAAGCACGAAGCCATTCATTTACTTCACGATTTTTATGGTTGGAGTAGTCGTGGCGTTTTCACTGAAACTTGTTGGCGGAATACTTGTCTACGCACTGCTCTTTAACCCAGCTTCCTCAGCACTACAGTTTTCGTATGATATGAGGAAAATAATTGTTATTTCCCCTATTTTAGGGATAGTTTCATGTATATCAGGCTTCTTTTTATCCCTTATATTTGATATGCCGGTTGGCTCATGCATAGCCTTAGTCTCAACCATAATAT